A genomic segment from Microtus pennsylvanicus isolate mMicPen1 chromosome 21, mMicPen1.hap1, whole genome shotgun sequence encodes:
- the LOC142839151 gene encoding vomeronasal type-1 receptor 90-like — MSSLKNVLNFQTGLGILANMFLLFFYTFIILGHRPKPTDMISCQLAFIHIVLILTGSDIWLRDIFESLNIENDFKCKTTFYINRVMRSLSICITCLLSVFQAVTISPSTSLLAKFKYKLKKYMICAFLFIWSFNLSLISNHIFYAGAIINVSVTNQMKVTKFCSLFPMNYIIRALILTVTTSRDVFLVGVMLTTSAYMVIILFRHQRQCKHLHSLSHPSASREKRATQTILLVVIFFVVMYWVDFIISSTAVLLWMYNPVILSVQKFVMNVYPTITPLVQISSDNRIINMLKSLRSKCHQIF; from the coding sequence ATGTCATCATTAAAGAATGTCCTTAATTTCCAAACTGGACTTGGAATTCTGGCCAAtatgtttctcctttttttctacaCTTTCATAATCCTAGGTCACAGACCTAAGCCCACGGACATGATCTCCTGTCAATTGGCCTTCATCCACATAGTGCTGATCCTCACTGGAAGTGATATTTGGCTTAGAGACATATTTGAATCACTAAACATTGAGAATGACTTCAAATGTAAGACAACTTTTTACATAAACAGAGTGATGAGAAGCCTCTCCATCTGCAttacctgcctcctgagtgtgttccAGGCTGTCACTATCAGTCCCAGTACCTCTTTGTtggcaaaatttaaatataaactaaaaaaatacatgatttgtgctttcttatttatttggtcTTTCAACTTGTCATTGATTAGCAACCACATCTTCTATGCTGGTGCTATTATCAATGTGAGTGTGACCAACCAGATGAAGGTCACTAAATTCTGCTCACTCTTCCCCATGAACTACATCATCAGGGCACTGATTTTAACAGTGACAACCTCCAGAGATGTATTTCTTGTAGGAGTGATGCTGACCACAAGTGCATATATGGTGATTATCTTATTCAGACATCAGAGGCAATGCAAGCATCTTCACAGCCTCAGCCACCCAAGTGCATCCCGTGAGAAAAGGGCCACCCAGACCATCTTGCTGGTGGTGATTTTCTTTGTGGTCATGTACTGGGTGGATTTCATCATCTCGTCCACTGCAGTCTTATTGTGGATGTACAACCCAGTCATCCTGAGTGTTCAGAAGTTTGTGATGAATGTCTATCCCACAATTACTCCTTTGGTTCAAATCAGTTCTGATAATAGAATAATCAATATGCTGAAAAGCTTGAGATCAAAGTGTcaccagattttttaa
- the LOC142839155 gene encoding putative vomeronasal receptor-like protein 4 yields the protein MSSLRIVLNLQSGFGVLANIFLLVFYTFIILCHRPKPMDMISCHLTFIHIVLLLTGGDIWLWDIFESLNIDNDFKCKTTFYISRVMRGLSICITCLLSVFQAVTISPSSSFLAKFKYKIKKYMMSAFLLIWSFNLSFTCHRIIYAGAFSNVSETKQMKVTKFCSLFSMNHIIRALILTVATSRDVFLVGVMLATSAYMVIILLRHQRQHKHLHSLSHLRASPEKRATQTILLLVVSFVVMYWVDFIISSTAILLQMYDPVILSVQKFVMNVYPTITPLVQISSDNRITNMQKHMQSLFHHIFKKR from the coding sequence ATGTCCTCATTAAGGATTGTCCTTAATTTGCAATCTGGATTTGGAGTCCTGGCCaatatatttctccttgttttctACACTTTCATAATTCTGTGTCACAGACCTAAGCCCATGGACATGATCTCCTGTCACCTGACCTTCATCCACATAGTGCTGCTCCTCACTGGAGGGGATATTTGGCTTTGGGACATATTTGAGTCACTAAACATTGATAATGACTTCAAATGTAAGACAACTTTTTACATAAGTCGGGTGATGAGAGGCCTCTCCATCTgcatcacctgcctcctgagtgtgttccAAGCTGTCACTATCAGTCCCAGTTCCTCTTTCTTGgcaaaatttaaatacaaaataaaaaagtatatgaTGTCTGCTTTCTTACTTATTTGGTCTTTCAACTTGTCATTCACCTGTCACCGAATAATCTATGCTGGTGCTTTTTCCAATGTGAGTGAAACCAAACAGATGAAGGTCACCAAATTCTGCTCACTCTTCTCCATGAACCACATCATCAGGGCATTGATTTTAACAGTGGCAACCTCCAGAGATGTATTTCTTGTAGGAGTTATGCTGGCCACAAGTGCATATATGGTGATCATCTTGCTCAGACATCAGAGGCAACATAAGCATCTTCACAGCCTCAGCCACCTGAGAGCATCTCCTGAGAAAAGGGCCACCCAGACCATCTTGCTGCTGGTGGTTTCCTTTGTGGTCATGTACTGGGTGGACTTCATCATCTCATCCACTGCAATTTTGTTACAGATGTATGACCCAGTCATCCTGAGTGTTCAGAAGTTTGTGATGAATGTCTATCCCACAATTACTCCTCTGGTACAAATCAGTTCTGATAACAGAATAACCAATATGCAAAAACACATGCAATCTTTGTTCCACCATATATTCAAAAAGAGataa
- the LOC142839573 gene encoding vomeronasal type-1 receptor 90-like — MSSLSIVLNFQAGLGVLANMFLLVFYTFIILCHRPKPMDMMICHQAFIHIVLLITGTEDWFGDISESLNIDKDFQCKTNFYITRVMRGLSISITCLLSVFQAVTISHITSLLAKFKYKLKRNMISAFLFIWSFNLLFNCYHIFYAGAFTNVSATNQMKVTKFCSLFPMNYIIKALILTTAICRDVFLVGLMLATSAYMVIILFRHKRQHKHLHSLSHLRASPEKRATQTILLLVVSFVVMYWVDFIISSTAILLRMYDPVILSVQKFVMNVYPTITPLIQISSDNRIINMMKHIQSMCHQIFKKR, encoded by the coding sequence ATGTCCTCATTAAGTATTGTCCTTAATTTCCAAGCTGGACTTGGAGTCCTGGCCAATatgtttctccttgttttctaCACTTTCATAATTCTATGTCACAGACCTAAGCCCATGGACATGATGATCTGTCACCAGGCCTTCATCCACATAGTGTTGCTCATCACCGGAACCGAGGATTGGTTTGGGGACATATCTGAGTCACTGAACATTGACAAAGACTTCCAATGTAAGACGAATTTTTACATAACCAGGGTGATGAGAGGCCTCTCCATCAgcatcacctgcctcctgagtgtgttccAGGCTGTCACTATCAGTCACATTACCTCTTTGTtggcaaaatttaaatataaactaaaaagaaacatgatttctgctttcttatttatttggtcTTTCAACTTGTTATTCAATTGCTACCATATCTTCTATGCTGGTGCTTTTACTAATGTGAGCGCAACCAACCAGATGAAGGTCACTAAATTCTGCTCACTCTTTCCCATGAACTACATCATCAAGGCACTGATTTTAACAACTGCAATCTGCAGAGATGTTTTTCTTGTAGGACTTATGCTGGCCACTAGTGCATACATGGTGATCATCTTGTTCAGACATAAGAGGCAACACAAGCATCTTCACAGCCTCAGCCACCTGAGAGCATCTCCTGAGAAAAGGGCCACCCAGACCATTTTGCTGCTGGTGGTCTCCTTCGTGGTCATGTACTGGGTGGACTTCATCATCTCATCCACTGCAATTTTGTTACGGATGTACGACCCAGTCATCCTGAGTGTTCAGAAGTTTGTGATGAATGTCTATCCCACAATTACTCCTCTGATACAAATCAGTTCTGATAACAGAATAATCAATATGATGAAACACATCCAGTCTATGTGccatcagatttttaaaaagagataa